In one window of Hyla sarda isolate aHylSar1 unplaced genomic scaffold, aHylSar1.hap1 scaffold_1600, whole genome shotgun sequence DNA:
- the LOC130310847 gene encoding DNA damage-regulated autophagy modulator protein 1-like isoform X2, with the protein MTSPTLAILPLFWAIWTFVGVLTTFTMTIIQGHYRTGIISISDTGEYYPESIVLAIVSTVSTLLEAGIVYIVYKSMEIQALKRSFCRVTCQTWMLTFGWMMCIGNLITPFLQEIHCV; encoded by the exons ATGACGAGCCCAACCCTGGCTATCCTGCCATTGTTTTGGGCAATATGGACCTTCGTGGGTGTCCTGACCACCTTCACCATGACCATCATACAAGGTCATTATCGAACAGGGATCATCAGCATCAG TGACACTGGAGAATATTATCCCGAATCGATCGTGCTGGCTATAGTGTCCACAGTATCTACTCTGCTAG AGGCCGGTATTGTTTATATCGTCTACAAATCGATGGAGATCCAGGCTCTGAAGAGAAGCTTTTGTAGAGTCACCTGTCAAACGTGGATGCTGACATTTGGGTGGATGATGTGCATCGGAAACCTGATAACCCCATTTCTACAG